A genomic stretch from Juglans microcarpa x Juglans regia isolate MS1-56 chromosome 3S, Jm3101_v1.0, whole genome shotgun sequence includes:
- the LOC121258789 gene encoding non-specific lipid transfer protein GPI-anchored 1-like encodes MKAQSYIISTLFWFSSLQLIFCGLVRNVGAADLTANCTNDFEKVVPCLNFVTGKEATPIKDCCSSVTEIRDNHPECLCYFIQQTYNGSEQIKSLGVQEDRLLQLPSACSLKNASISYCPKLLGISPTSPDAAAFTNDSTATPSSSASSTGIPSSPANSNDSSLGFRVVVAPHLAGLLAMALITIILFAFPISSTPTGSSFLSLV; translated from the exons ATGAAAGCCCAATCTTATATCATCAGTACCCTCTTCTGGTTCTCCTCTCTCCAGTTGATTTTCTGCGGTTTAGTTCGTAATGTTGGTGCGGCAGATTTGACCGCAAACTGTACCAACGATTTTGAGAAGGTGGTCCCGTGCCTGAACTTTGTGACAGGGAAGGAGGCGACGCCGATTAAGGATTGCTGCTCTTCGGTCACGGAGATTAGAGACAATCACCCGGAGTGCTTGTGTTACTTTATTCAGCAGACTTATAATGGTAGCGAGCAGATCAAGAGTCTGGGTGTCCAAGAGGATAGGCTGCTTCAGCTTCCTTCTGCATGCAGTCTGAAAAACGCTAGCATTAGTTATTGCCCCA AGCTGCTCGGAATATCTCCTACATCCCCAGACGCTGCAGCCTTCACAAATGATTCTACAGCGACTCCCAGTAGTTCTGCATCATCAACAGGCATACCATCTTCACCAGCAAACTCTAATGATTCCAGCCTCGGATTTAGAGTCGTCGTTGCACCCCACTTGGCTGGGCTGCTGGCGATGGCTCTTATAACCATCATTCTCTTTGCATTCCCAATTAGTAGTACTCCTACTGGATCATCCTTTCTCTCGCTCGTTTGA